The Candidatus Binatus sp. genomic interval ACCGCGATCGCCGCAGTCGGCATCACCAATCAACGCGAGACGTTCGTGGTATGGGAGCGGAGCACCGGCCGCCCGATCTATCGCGCGATCGTATGGCAATGCCGCCGCAGCGCCGCGATCTGCGGCGCTTTACGCCAGCGCGAGCCCGAAGTCGCGCGGCGGACGGGCTTGGTCATCGATCCCTACTTCTCGGGCACGAAGCTCAAATGGCTGCTCGATCAAAAGCCCGAAATCCGCAAGCGCGGCGGGCGCGGCGAGCTGTGCTTCGGCACGATCGACACCTGGCTGGTGCATAAATTGTCGCGCGGCACGGAGTTCGTGACCGATTACACCAACGCGTCGAGAACGATGATGTTCAATCTGGCGCGCCGGGAATGGGACGACGAGATGCTCGCGATGCTGGGGGTTCCGCGCGAGATGCTGCCGCGCCCCGCAAGTTCGCGAGGTCCGCTGGCCGAGGCGGCGCCGGGCACGATCGCGGCGCGTGCGATTCCAATCGCCGCGGTAATCGGCGATCAGCAATCCGCGCTCTTCGGGCAGGGCGCGGTCGCGGCCGGCGACTCGAAGGCAACCTACGGGACGGGAGCGTTCCTGCTGATGAACACCGGCGACCAGATTGTGGCGTCGAAGAATCGGTTGCTCACGACCGCCGCACTCGGTCCCGCCGGCGAGCCCGCGTACGCGCTCGAGGGTTCGGTGTTTATCGCGGGCGCGGCCGTGCAATGGCTTCGCGACGGATTGAAGCTGGTGCGCAGGGCCGCGGATACATACGGGCATGCGCGTGCGAGTCTTGCAAAAAATAAAGATCGCACGCATCCCTACGTGGTGCCGGCGTTCGTTGGACTCGGCGCGCCGCATTGGGACGCATCCGCCAGGGGCGCGATCGTGGGAATCACCCGCGGCACGACCGGCGCCGATATCGTGCGCGCGACGCTCGACAGTATCGCCTACCAGGTGCGCGACGTGATAGTTGCGATGGAATCCGACACCGGCCGTCCGCTGAGCGAGCTGCGCGCCGACGGCGGCGCCACCGCGAATCGCTACCTGATGCAGTTCCAGGCGGATATCCTTGGCAAGCCGGTCCGGAGCGCGAAAATCGCAGAGACCACCGCGATGGGCGCGGCGATGCTCGCGGGCCTGGCCATGGGCGTCTGGAAATCACCGGATGAGTTGCGCGCGATCGTCGAGGGAGCGGAAGTGTTCAAACCGAAAATGCAAGCCGCCGAGCGTGAACGATTGCTCGCCGGATGGCGCGACGCGGTCGCGCGTGTGCTCACGAAGCCGTCGGATTGAATCGAGGTAACAAGGAAATGCCTGAAAATGGAAAGCCGATCGTAACTGTTTTGTACCCCGAACAGCACGAGCAGGCCGCCGTCTCGCTCGGCCGCGCCTTCATCCACGATCCGGCCTTCAAGGCGATCCTTCCGGATATTACCGAGCCGGTCGCGCGCGCCGAGCATCTGGCGGACTTGTTCCGCGCGCAGTTGGCGGTAGAGCGCCGGACCGGACAGCCGGTCTTCGGCGTGGTCTATGATGGACGCGTCGTTGCAGCCGCGATGACCGAAGGCATGGGGCATCCAGCCCTGCTCGGTCTGATGGTCACCGGGCTTGGACAGATGCCGCGGCTGATCCGCGGGGTCGGATGGGGCGGGCTGGTGCGCGCGCTGAAGATATTCGGCGTGCTTGCACAGCACCATCCCGAGGAGCCGCATCTGTATCTGCAAACCCTCGG includes:
- the glpK gene encoding glycerol kinase GlpK; the protein is MLPCAPRRSLPDTGLHRYGPAGRAYAEIRQYYPKPGWVEHDPEEIYRSVVTLSKKAIAAAKMSATAIAAVGITNQRETFVVWERSTGRPIYRAIVWQCRRSAAICGALRQREPEVARRTGLVIDPYFSGTKLKWLLDQKPEIRKRGGRGELCFGTIDTWLVHKLSRGTEFVTDYTNASRTMMFNLARREWDDEMLAMLGVPREMLPRPASSRGPLAEAAPGTIAARAIPIAAVIGDQQSALFGQGAVAAGDSKATYGTGAFLLMNTGDQIVASKNRLLTTAALGPAGEPAYALEGSVFIAGAAVQWLRDGLKLVRRAADTYGHARASLAKNKDRTHPYVVPAFVGLGAPHWDASARGAIVGITRGTTGADIVRATLDSIAYQVRDVIVAMESDTGRPLSELRADGGATANRYLMQFQADILGKPVRSAKIAETTAMGAAMLAGLAMGVWKSPDELRAIVEGAEVFKPKMQAAERERLLAGWRDAVARVLTKPSD
- a CDS encoding N-acetyltransferase, which codes for MPENGKPIVTVLYPEQHEQAAVSLGRAFIHDPAFKAILPDITEPVARAEHLADLFRAQLAVERRTGQPVFGVVYDGRVVAAAMTEGMGHPALLGLMVTGLGQMPRLIRGVGWGGLVRALKIFGVLAQHHPEEPHLYLQTLGVDPDFQGKGYGKALLDRLALEARARPEIAGVYLETGTEANVAFYSSKGYEILGELYPIGVRQWRMYQRKRP